Proteins from a genomic interval of Lolium perenne isolate Kyuss_39 chromosome 1, Kyuss_2.0, whole genome shotgun sequence:
- the LOC127311350 gene encoding probable plastid-lipid-associated protein 3, chloroplastic codes for MAPLFASCHAAHASLLLLSPNPTATAAAARVRVGGLRPRRLRLPVRLAAGGTPPNAGIPDPTVDDDEWGREPPASPSPNSRPVVADEWGEPGVLEPEQPSGADAPTNDDEWGGDPKPTPTPAPAPEEDGVLEELKRCLADTVYGSGLGLQASAEVRGEVVELVAQLEAANPTTAPVQAPDLLDGNWILLYTAYSELLPILLAGATPFSKVEKISQEIDSRSLTIVNASTISTPFASFSFSATASFEAQSPSRIEVQFKEGSFQPPEISSSVNLPNQIAIFGQKISLESVQQLLNPLQQAFASIAGSISGQPPLKVPIPGNNRAKSWLLTTYLDKDLRISRGDGGGLFVLAKEGSSLLD; via the exons ATGGCTCCCCTCTTCGCCTCCTGCCACGCCGCCCACGCGTCCCTCCTACTCCTCTCCCCCaaccccaccgccaccgccgccgccgcgcgtgtCCGCGTCGGCGGCCTCCggccccgccgcctccgcctccccgTCCGCCTCGCCGCTGGGGGCACTCCCCCAAACGCCGGGATCCCCGACCCCACGGTCGACGACGACGAATGGGGCCGTGAGCCCCCCGCCTCCCCGTCGCCCAACTCGCGCCCCGTCGTCGCCGACGAGTGGGGCGAGCCAGGCGTGCTCGAGCCCGAGCAGCCCTCCGGCGCCGATGCCCCCACCAACGACGACGAGTGGGGCGGCGACCCCAAGCCCACGCCcacgccggctccggctccggaggAGGACGGCGTTCTGGAGGAGCTGAAGCGGTGCTTGGCGGACACGGTGTACGGCTCCGGCCTGGGCCTCCAGGCGTCCGCGGAGGTCAGGGGGGAGGTCGTGGAGCTCGTGGCCCAGCTCGAGGCCGCCAATCCCACCACCGCGCCAGTTCAGGCGCCCGACCTCCTCGACGGGAACTGGATACTGCT GTACACGGCATATTCTGAGCTCCTGCCGATTCTGCTGGCTGGGGCAACGCCATTCTCCAAAGTTGAGAAGATATCTCAAGAAATTGACTCGAGAAGCTTGACGATAGTCAACGCTTCAACTATTTCGACTCCATTCGCTTCCTTTTCGTTCAGCGCAACCGCTTCTTTTGAGGCACAAAGTCCATCAAGGATTGAG GTCCAATTCAAAGAGGGGAGCTTCCAGCCACCAGAGATATCATCATCAGTCAATCTTCCTAACCAAATCGCCATATTCGGGCAGAAGATCAGCCTGGAGTCTGTACAGCAGCTGCTGAATCCTCTGCAGCAAGCCTTTGCTAGCATAGCCGGGTCCATCTCTGGGCAGCCACCCCTCAAGGTACCTATTCCCGGCAACAACAGGGCCAAGTCCTGGCTTTTGACAACCTACCTGGACAAAGACTTGAGGATTTCTAGAGGTGATGGAGGCGGCCTGTTTGTTCTTGCCAAAGAGGGGAGCTCTTTACTAGATTGA